The window tttggcCTATATGCTGATCAATGcaaataaaaactattgaaaataaaatattaactgcatatttttaataaaatcagtaattttattaaatatattatttaatatattttataattaaatagtCTATTTGGTTGATCAAGGCTACTTCTTAGGATAGTTATATAGCTCAGAAATGAAACCTTCGAAACAAATATGtactgataaaataaaaaaatatattttaatggtaattaaaataaataattgaaagATAATTTAATTAGTATCAAAAACTGTCTTTATCATTATCAAAATTAACGAATAACAAGAAATCAGTTTATAGCTTACGAAAACAGTCTACTGACATGCCTAAAAACCGTAGATCCATTAAAACTACCTTACAATACATAAGGCAAGGCTTAATATTTCATAAAGATGTACCTGTATCATTATCATTCGAAGTATCGAAAAATTTTGGATATGAGCTCTCTTCACCAATTAGTGTTCCTCTAATTGACTCACTAGATCCGATGGTACCAGCTGGTGCGTCCTTACAACCGAACCACCAGTATGCTGTCGACCTTGGAAATGCTGGCGTCGTCACGTCTACTGCGAAGGCTCTGTCGTTAAACCTAGAAAATGCTAATCGGTCAGAGTTATGCAAAGACAGTACTGATTTCTGTTTTAAATGGAATACTTATCTATTTCAAATGCTGTATTGAATACTAAATAAGCTGTATTTTTACCGGTTGAGAGGTTCAtgtttatgaatttattttaaaattattatcgtAAAAATCACATATATACCAGAGTCCATGTAATTATCATTATTAATTTCCTTTTAAGTTCTGATTTTTTCCTTTCTAATTTCTGCAATAAGCCAGAATTGCGTTAATATGTAAATGATTAGTCCTGTAACCTGTTTTGTTCTCTCTTTAGAGATATATTATATCCAGTGATGTTTTTCTACAGCAGGTCtgttttactgtttttttttgcataaacatattctacactcagatgcaaaaaaacgcaacagagaaaattttggtcaaattagaagtatttcagtttttttttattttagccctattttgatgattatTTCAGCAAACtgtctaaaaatttataaattttaatttagtatagtgagttttttaataaaatttccaCAGagacatcctgtggaataattccgttaatGGATTTTCGCAAAACCTTATTCGTCAGTTGCAActatgtcttctaagtattatgttttttgtttcctGTGAAAATATGGATGGGTTCATTTTTAAGAGCGAAATTACTTTGcaacccacaatttacgacttttcctattattaccattatcttttgtattaatttgtaatacgacgatggagGCTTTCGTGACTGATAATGcatataacaaagaaaaactactaaaaaataacttacagtgcacagattctaaatatgccggtgggagatggcttctatgcgttgtattatagttggtgtacgagagaaaaagttttcgaaataatgaaataacaaattttatattattatctgttatttcattattttgaaaactttctctcatacatcgactataatacagcgcatagaagccatctcccaccggcatatttagaatctgtgcactgtatAATTTTGTATTGCCTCACCTAGTCTCTatataactgcctgtacacgtcggctcatgTTGTCTATGAGGTTccgaatatcatcttgctgaaTGTTTTGCCATTTCTCTTCTAAAGCCAAGCGAAGTTTGTTAATTGAGTCTGGTacgacttcgcgacctctaatgtttctaccaagcatgtcccaaaccTGCTCTATTGgattcagatctggcgaacacgctggcaagttcattttattaataccaaattcctctaaatattgcgtgacacacgttgcagagtggggtcgcgcattatattgtattaatagaaaatcatcgccgatatgTTGAGAAGAGGGTACTTCGTGTTTCGCTAAAATTTCCTTAATATACCGGTAAGCAGTCAACgaaccttcaataaataccaattcagtgtgcgcctctAGGGATATTCCTGCTCATACCATCACCGAACTccctccatggctaacgcggggactgaaagcgcactccgcaaatctctctccagttcgacgccatactcgttctctcccatctgatgaaTCAAGACAGTATCTCGTCTCATCCGTAAAAAtaacattactccattgtcctaaataCCAATGTAAATGTTCtctggaaaattgtagtctagccattCAGTGCCGTAgaagtaatttgggcccagttgctggGCCCAAAAGTTGTAGCTGATTTgttgtttgcaccgctgttaaataACGATCACGCAAAGCGTTGACTcatataaaacgatcatctaaagcggtagttttgtGCTTTTTGCCAATTCCCGatttacgcttgtttgttccagttcgtaCAAAACGTTCGACTACCCTTTGGATTGTAaagcgatgagtgtgtagtactctagccacatattcataatatCGCCCATCTTtaaccagagcaacggctttcgcacaatagtcgacactaagaaccatgatcaatcataggttaactaaatgtaagtgtcaatatgacataatgataacagtcaccaaatccacctcgtcgtattacaaaataactctaaaataatcataattaaataagtcctaaattgtgggtggcaaattcatttggctctaaaaatgaaccaaggcatattttaacatgaagcaaaaaacacaatgcttagaAGACATGgctgcaaccgaaaaataaggttttacgaaaatttgcacacggaattattccacaggatgtttcaaagttagaaTAATagaaccacgttttaattaaccccgtacaataagtaaaatataaaattttatcaaagaactgactataccaaatgaaaattaataaatttatacacagtgtgttcaaaaaattatcaaaataaggCTGAAAATAGgctttttttgcatctgagtgtatatgCAATTACATTAAAAACTAATACACTGTcaagtgtctttttcattttttcacaTGTTTATTTTTGATGTAAAACATCTTAATACGGAGGTTTAAATCTGATGATGCCATAAGAATGTTTTGCTATGTTAAGAGTCTCCTGCTCTCCTAACTCTTGGACTCTCTCTAGAGAATGTAATATTGTACAGTGACTGTGTTTTATATATTGAAAGTGATACTagtgttaataaaattaatataagtGAATTAACTGACGATACTGCTGATGCTTAATAAACTTTATCTCATCAAGTCTAGTATAGGTATATCGACCTAAGTAAAAAGTGTCAGTATCAATTAGGCATTAGGCATTTCCACACTAttacatttcaaaatatttttcagataTCTTTTGAATACTGGTTATGAGTAAGATTAATTAGACTATATAGTTACCTATAATAAGCATTATTTTTGTAAAAGTAAGTATATCCGTTGGTCCACTGGAAGGCCGCGTCAATGTTATTTGGGATTCCGTCCCAGTTGGAGATGGGTTTGGGGTAATTGCTCTTTACGGGAGGTTTTTGGGATGGGTCAAATCTCCAGAACTTACTACCCTTGTAGAAGTATATTTTTCCGTTACCACTCCATACTAAAGCTGAGTCTACATCATCAGGTATTCCTGTGAAGCCTACAGAGATCTCTTTTGGGTATGCGCCGTCGGGTTTCTTTCCCTTGTAcctaaaaattgtaattttttttatatgttacAGTTATCAATTAGAACCTGATATACCCCACACATGATATCCGTCTTCATACAAACTTGCGTTTCACCACATACAAAGAAGAACGACAAACAAACTGTTTCTCTGCATACCACTACACATAAGAATCGTAGGAAACGTTAATGAaatattgaaaaaagtaattattAATGAACAAACTGAAATTACAAAGCGGCATTCACAGATGTCCAGCTCTATATAAGCCTTTAGTGCTTATAATGATGGCCAGACATGTGGAATGAAAAACCAATCCAAACAATTAAATCCAAACGTAAGAATAATGTCAACTACAAACACCAGAAAGCAGAAAACAACAAGAGATTATCATATGATTGTAAGTCGGACATTCAGCATTAACTTACCAGCATCTAATAATGAAAAATTAATACCCAAATGTTCCTACAGTGAACGCGCAACACGTTATTACAGAGTGTCCTCACCAACAAACCCTCAAAATAAAGTAGTGTATTGGAGGGACCgggtatatttaaatattaaaagtgaaactggaacaaaccatgaagtggagatatccaggagtggctagtatacctgttgaatacaaagcacgtggtgttcgtgtgtattaaggtataaaaaatgcttattaaaagcttaaaattttttattttaaagaagatcttttcggaattaaatcattccatcatcagtttactaaaagagagagtaaaaataccaatattaaaaaacaagtaagataaaatttaaatgtatagaaatgacacgttggttttttactacttacataaaaagttgttaaaaaatattgtatggccacataaaaacattggattatcattaccatttcactgtccaacactctccgaatcaatcaaaaacactatcctgaattctgttgaaaatattaagatttcctttaaagttaacaataaattgagtagatcaTCATGCAATAGAaaggactctattgacttcagcaaacgcagtggagtttataaacttcaatgttctgactgtgatgccacttatattggtaaaacttgtagatctctagtaaccagggccatggaacattctaagttagagaacacttcttctttttcccatcatctcaaatatcacaatcacacaatcaaggtaccaaatgatatttctcttcttcataacatcccaggtagagattatctcaaacttgacctttttgaggatttggaaatagtcaaggaaaagaaaaacagtcccaattgtgttaatcgccataccagcatcaacagagactttgttccacttcatcgacaattattttcccgatctaactttctttctgataactacacatccagttttacttacttctacatttctttctattttcccatagcttaatatcaccttatataatccgccatacttaactctattcttgtcaccattaatacactaacatccccttttccaatatccaatttcccatcctctccaataactaccatctaactaatcacacaggttttcttataaatactcactttacatctatcaatctcttatcacaatcagtttcagtatccccagcttacatctttacattcatcttctatttccttttctttctttttcttttatttctttttcctcgattcatctaccataaatttcaaaccaacttttatctatacttacttcatacaaggaaacaattaggtaataacattctttttgtcgCCTTtataatgatttattaatttcaactatcttaaattttgccttaccctggtataccaaatttattttacatcgcattcactcattgttttacattctaccacctttttaaaataccaaaaatggCTATTGATtctactacacacaaaacacaattcttcactaaaaactgcatattcacaaacttaagcacaatgacttttgctcctaattcatcattccacttgacattgacgggtactaactgatttttcataccatctttctatcagttagcccaagactccagaacagatcagaggtaatgtaagtcgataaaacctcaccagctacagggggtcatgtaaggtGCCCcgtgcccccattttcagtttttaataatcaacaagttaacagtctattgcatttaccttgataaataccatgaggattatattttaatacggatgtccttccaatgtttttatgtggccatacaatgttttttaacaactttttatgtaagtagtaaaaaaccaacgtgtcatttctatacatttaaattttaacttacttattttttaatattggtatttttactctctcttttagtaaactgatgatggaatgatttaattccgaaaagatcttctttaaaataaaaatttttaagcttttaataagcattttttataccttaatacacacgaacaccacgtgctttgtatatttaaatacatactaaattttaatatattgaaCACAGCTTAAGACCTCAAAAACTCCAATCTAATAAAAATctgatattaataatatatattataacacTGTAAATATATCTTTAAAATCCTCTAATAACCTATTAAGGTTGGTGCGATAATTTCCACATAAAAACTTCTTGgttcttattttttttctttttttaagtcTTTTACAGATATACCTAATTATAAAGGCAACATAGGCTATATAGACTCTAAACATTGGGGAGAGATGTCAAATCAGTTACTGATGCATCGTTACTGTGACCatacaaataaatatgtaaaagatAACTCAATCTGACGAATTACGCAATCGATACTCAACCGAGTAATCGCAGTCATTTCGGATTTTAATGAGCATTcatttgtaaagacaatgaagctGGTTTTACTTAGTAACAAGGCAGACActtaacacacacacacacacacacacacacacaaactacAATACATACACAACTACAAGTTAACCTTATATTATATGATATGTGACTGGCTGTATGACTAATAGTCCAAGCGATAAAGAGAGAACTTGCAAAGTTGAAGACTTTACCTCCAGTATTTAGATCCTTTGAAGAAATAAGTCTTTCCATTTTTGTAGGTAAAAGCAGCATCTATATTACCAGGCAATCCGACCCAGTAATCAGAAATCAATTTTGGATATCCAGGTGCAATACTGTCATCAGTCAATCTCCAGTACTGATCCCCTTTAAAAACGTAGGTGTAGCCTTCTGCAGAAGTAAATATGGTGTCAAAGGTCGGATTGTCGCACAAAGTTTGATCTGTTCCCCCGGAAGGTTTAGTCTTAGGTACATTATGGCTATTATCGTAGTCGCTGTCCTGATCGCCGTCGTCAAATCTTGGGGGGAATTTGTTGGTTTTCTGCCCATAAAGTGCTTGAATTCCTTCAATATCGTCACTATCTAATTCAAAATTTGGAGCGTATCCTCTATAGAAGGGAGCCATAAGAGCTTGTCTAACATCTGAGTGACTAAGACCAAGAGAGTGGCCAAATTCGTGAGCGGCTACTTGGAAAAGATTTGTACCTCTGTAACTATTTATAGACCATGATTCAGAAGCATCAAAGTGAGCATCTCctccaaaaacctaaaaaatatatacatataatctCTGACTGTTTCTTTATACTAAATGTATTTTAATACGTAATTTATCTTAAAAATGCATATTTACAGGAAAGTAGGCATGAGCCAAGGTACCACCAGGGCCATCGAAAGGATCTCCATCACCATGTTCACCATATTCAAATCTAATTTCTATATGTACTTGACCACTTTTAGGAGTAAATGTTAAGTCAGTATATGTAGTCCATACGTCAAACGCTCTTTGTACTTCTGAATCAACATCTGCACGTTTTAATTTGCTtggatattttgaaattttataggTCAGATCCTTTACCTTCCATCTACtacctaaaaagaaaaaatattttagcatctagttctattaaaaaaaaataataataaatagttgGTGGCCGATAACCTGAAGTAGAATAAATGCATCAGTATCTTTATGCTTTGTGGACCTAATAATAAGGCAAAATGGCGTGCTCAATATTTAAATACAGTAAAAACGCTCCTGTCGGTAATAATGTATAGAAGAGACAAGATGGTTCTttgatttataaaataaaaaagtaataactAAGGTCAACACGTGATATCCATTTTAACAAATGT is drawn from Diabrotica undecimpunctata isolate CICGRU chromosome 5, icDiaUnde3, whole genome shotgun sequence and contains these coding sequences:
- the Mmp1 gene encoding stromelysin-3 isoform X3, yielding MQIFVIFSVILCSLKYSYTAPSDSNALLYLSQFGYLSPTRGNSSQLLDERTYTKAIEEFQSFAGLNVTGELDATTRHTMTLPRCGVKDKVGTADNRAKRYALQGSRWKVKDLTYKISKYPSKLKRADVDSEVQRAFDVWTTYTDLTFTPKSGQVHIEIRFEYGEHGDGDPFDGPGGTLAHAYFPVFGGDAHFDASESWSINSYRGTNLFQVAAHEFGHSLGLSHSDVRQALMAPFYRGYAPNFELDSDDIEGIQALYGQKTNKFPPRFDDGDQDSDYDNSHNVPKTKPSGGTDQTLCDNPTFDTIFTSAEGYTYVFKGDQYWRLTDDSIAPGYPKLISDYWVGLPGNIDAAFTYKNGKTYFFKGSKYWRYKGKKPDGAYPKEISVGFTGIPDDVDSALVWSGNGKIYFYKGSKFWRFDPSQKPPVKSNYPKPISNWDGIPNNIDAAFQWTNGYTYFYKNNAYYRFNDRAFAVDVTTPAFPRSTAYWWFGCKDAPAGTIGSSESIRGTLIGEESSYPKFFDTSNDNDTEHYRANPRQ
- the Mmp1 gene encoding stromelysin-3 isoform X1 is translated as MQIFVIFSVILCSLKYSYTAPSDSNALLYLSQFGYLSPTRGNSSQLLDERTYTKAIEEFQSFAGLNVTGELDATTRHTMTLPRCGVKDKVGTADNRAKRYALQGSRWKVKDLTYKISKYPSKLKRADVDSEVQRAFDVWTTYTDLTFTPKSGQVHIEIRFEYGEHGDGDPFDGPGGTLAHAYFPVFGGDAHFDASESWSINSYRGTNLFQVAAHEFGHSLGLSHSDVRQALMAPFYRGYAPNFELDSDDIEGIQALYGQKTNKFPPRFDDGDQDSDYDNSHNVPKTKPSGGTDQTLCDNPTFDTIFTSAEGYTYVFKGDQYWRLTDDSIAPGYPKLISDYWVGLPGNIDAAFTYKNGKTYFFKGSKYWRYKGKKPDGAYPKEISVGFTGIPDDVDSALVWSGNGKIYFYKGSKFWRFDPSQKPPVKSNYPKPISNWDGIPNNIDAAFQWTNGYTYFYKNNAYYRFNDRAFAVDVTTPAFPRSTAYWWFGCKDAPAGTIGSSESIRGTLIGEESSYPKFFDTSNDNDTDVHHDMSELPPQEFYSGNGNHASRTGISFLLVTLATLAAMFLASVS
- the Mmp1 gene encoding stromelysin-3 isoform X4, giving the protein MQIFVIFSVILCSLKYSYTAPSDSNALLYLSQFGYLSPTRGNSSQLLDERTYTKAIEEFQSFAGLNVTGELDATTRHTMTLPRCGVKDKVGTADNRAKRYALQGSRWKVKDLTYKISKYPSKLKRADVDSEVQRAFDVWTTYTDLTFTPKSGQVHIEIRFEYGEHGDGDPFDGPGGTLAHAYFPVFGGDAHFDASESWSINSYRGTNLFQVAAHEFGHSLGLSHSDVRQALMAPFYRGYAPNFELDSDDIEGIQALYGQKTNKFPPRFDDGDQDSDYDNSHNVPKTKPSGGTDQTLCDNPTFDTIFTSAEGYTYVFKGDQYWRLTDDSIAPGYPKLISDYWVGLPGNIDAAFTYKNGKTYFFKGSKYWRYKGKKPDGAYPKEISVGFTGIPDDVDSALVWSGNGKIYFYKGSKFWRFDPSQKPPVKSNYPKPISNWDGIPNNIDAAFQWTNGYTYFYKNNAYYRFNDRAFAVDVTTPAFPRSTAYWWFGCKDAPAGTIGSKHYRANPRQ
- the Mmp1 gene encoding stromelysin-3 isoform X2: MQIFVIFSVILCSLKYSYTAPSDSNALLYLSQFGYLSPTRGNSSQLLDERTYTKAIEEFQSFAGLNVTGELDATTRHTMTLPRCGVKDKVGTADNRAKRYALQGSRWKVKDLTYKISKYPSKLKRADVDSEVQRAFDVWTTYTDLTFTPKSGQVHIEIRFEYGEHGDGDPFDGPGGTLAHAYFPVFGGDAHFDASESWSINSYRGTNLFQVAAHEFGHSLGLSHSDVRQALMAPFYRGYAPNFELDSDDIEGIQALYGQKTNKFPPRFDDGDQDSDYDNSHNVPKTKPSGGTDQTLCDNPTFDTIFTSAEGYTYVFKGDQYWRLTDDSIAPGYPKLISDYWVGLPGNIDAAFTYKNGKTYFFKGSKYWRYKGKKPDGAYPKEISVGFTGIPDDVDSALVWSGNGKIYFYKGSKFWRFDPSQKPPVKSNYPKPISNWDGIPNNIDAAFQWTNGYTYFYKNNAYYRFNDRAFAVDVTTPAFPRSTAYWWFGCKDAPAGTIGSNVHHDMSELPPQEFYSGNGNHASRTGISFLLVTLATLAAMFLASVS